The Fortiea contorta PCC 7126 genome has a segment encoding these proteins:
- a CDS encoding DUF3370 domain-containing protein, with protein sequence MLPLLLSFSLAQTTPPTPPQEVVQPQVVRPLPGRLDTIPVFNSNSPELVLQEGILLSTFPSTGKQFPQAHLDFPFQGRFDIFAHHVAKAEPPENLKSLYLGIILHNPTSRPVSVNILQAASYLSQPDAPFVQSPSFSENNLGTVFAGPGDRATNDILRGKRQTIFPEEIVIAPNSSQMLLNLPIPVQGLTPPLNGRSTLMRLRSNGRIYAASLAMFAKTNADGSERSPTLAEWEDLLNNGDVATPRDKAPTPLQNTGKPQIYGRVAGVARGSQWRALLVDSPKTRYLTIPQSGQVFSYGLSTLHGGTLGTGQIQSATMLRRYPDTAYRAHGNYGIQYSLQLPLYNNTENSQTVSVSIQTPIKEDQLVQPGLRFFSTPVRQVFFRGTVRVRYKDEQGQPQTKFTHLAQTRGQAGEPLVLLNLKAGDRSLVEVDFLYPPDATPPQVLTVMTQ encoded by the coding sequence ATGTTGCCATTATTACTCAGTTTTTCCTTGGCTCAAACAACTCCACCGACACCACCCCAAGAGGTGGTACAACCGCAAGTAGTGCGTCCTTTACCAGGAAGGTTAGATACGATACCTGTTTTTAACAGCAATAGTCCAGAATTAGTTTTACAAGAAGGAATTTTACTGTCTACTTTTCCATCAACTGGAAAGCAATTTCCCCAAGCGCATCTTGATTTTCCTTTTCAAGGACGGTTTGATATTTTTGCTCATCATGTGGCGAAAGCTGAACCACCGGAGAATTTAAAATCGCTTTATCTGGGGATAATTTTACACAATCCGACTTCTCGACCTGTAAGTGTGAATATTTTGCAGGCGGCGAGTTATTTGAGTCAACCAGATGCACCGTTTGTACAGTCGCCATCTTTTAGTGAAAATAACTTAGGAACTGTGTTTGCAGGGCCTGGCGATCGCGCTACTAATGATATCCTTAGAGGCAAGAGACAAACAATTTTCCCCGAAGAAATTGTCATTGCTCCAAACTCCAGTCAGATGTTATTAAATTTACCGATTCCTGTGCAAGGCTTAACACCACCGCTGAACGGTCGATCTACTTTGATGCGGTTGCGGAGTAATGGTAGGATATATGCAGCGAGTCTGGCGATGTTTGCAAAAACTAATGCTGACGGTAGTGAGCGATCGCCGACTTTAGCTGAATGGGAAGATTTACTAAATAATGGAGATGTCGCTACTCCCAGAGATAAAGCGCCAACTCCTCTACAAAACACCGGAAAGCCGCAAATTTATGGACGTGTTGCGGGGGTTGCTAGAGGTTCCCAATGGCGAGCATTATTAGTAGATAGTCCCAAAACCAGATATTTAACTATTCCCCAATCTGGTCAAGTTTTTTCCTACGGTTTAAGCACTCTCCATGGTGGTACCTTGGGGACAGGTCAAATTCAAAGTGCAACTATGCTGCGGCGCTATCCAGACACCGCTTATCGCGCTCATGGTAACTATGGCATTCAATACAGTTTGCAATTACCTTTATATAACAACACCGAGAATTCGCAAACTGTGAGTGTATCTATCCAGACGCCTATCAAGGAAGACCAGTTAGTTCAACCAGGACTGCGCTTTTTTAGTACACCAGTGCGTCAAGTTTTCTTTCGCGGGACGGTGCGGGTACGTTATAAAGATGAGCAAGGACAACCGCAGACTAAATTTACTCATTTAGCGCAGACGAGAGGACAAGCAGGGGAACCCCTGGTTTTATTAAACCTGAAAGCAGGCGATCGCTCTTTGGTGGAAGTAGACTTTCTCTATCCCCCGGACGCTACACCACCGCAAGTATTAACGGTGATGACTCAGTAA
- the hisH gene encoding imidazole glycerol phosphate synthase subunit HisH, which produces MPVIAVIDYDMGNLHSVCKGLEKAGATPKITHCAKDLAKADAVILPGVGAFDPAMQNLRSRGLEQPIKEVIASGKPFLGICLGLQILFESSAEGTQRGLGIVRGKVRRFRPEPGITIPHMGWNQLEITQPRSILWEHLPSSPWVYFVHSYYVEPTDPQIRAATVTHGTQNITSAIAHENLMAVQFHPEKSSNIGLQILSNFVAQVREQVAA; this is translated from the coding sequence ATGCCAGTTATTGCAGTCATAGATTATGATATGGGGAATTTGCATTCAGTCTGCAAAGGCTTAGAAAAAGCTGGAGCCACTCCTAAGATTACTCATTGTGCCAAAGATTTAGCTAAGGCAGATGCAGTGATTTTGCCAGGAGTAGGAGCATTTGATCCAGCCATGCAAAATTTGCGATCGCGTGGTTTAGAACAACCGATTAAAGAAGTGATAGCATCTGGTAAACCGTTTTTAGGTATCTGTCTAGGCTTGCAAATTCTCTTTGAATCCAGCGCAGAAGGTACTCAACGCGGACTGGGAATTGTGCGCGGGAAAGTGCGGCGATTTCGTCCCGAACCAGGAATCACCATTCCCCATATGGGATGGAATCAATTAGAAATAACTCAACCCAGAAGCATTCTTTGGGAACACCTACCCTCTTCACCTTGGGTGTATTTTGTCCACTCCTACTATGTAGAGCCGACTGACCCGCAAATTCGCGCCGCAACTGTTACCCACGGTACACAAAATATCACATCTGCGATCGCTCATGAAAACCTCATGGCAGTCCAATTTCACCCCGAAAAATCTTCAAACATCGGCTTGCAAATCCTGTCTAATTTTGTTGCTCAAGTCCGCGAACAAGTCGCAGCATAA
- a CDS encoding SMP-30/gluconolactonase/LRE family protein, whose amino-acid sequence MLGIKTWIKQKLAVGYTKAESEKFYTLISPTAKPQRLATGFQFLEGPVWLQEQKCLLFSDIPGNKILQMSAGGEVKIFREPSNNSNGLTRDLQGRLIICESQTRRLTRLEKDGTITVLADQFQGEKLNAPNDVVVKSDGSIYFTDPLDIAIAKQQDQPQQRVYRFSPDSQQLTVVADDFQLPNGLAFSPDEKQLYIDDSMRRHIRVFDVQAEGTLTNSRIFHDMNIPQPGLPDGMKVDIQGNVYCTGAGGIWVFDANGSHLGTIVTPEPPANCAWGDDDYQSLYITACTSVYKIRVNIPGK is encoded by the coding sequence ATGTTAGGTATTAAAACCTGGATTAAACAAAAATTAGCCGTCGGCTATACAAAAGCTGAATCGGAAAAATTTTATACTCTCATTTCTCCCACAGCTAAACCCCAGCGCCTAGCCACAGGATTTCAGTTTCTAGAAGGGCCAGTTTGGTTGCAAGAGCAAAAATGCTTACTGTTTAGCGATATCCCTGGAAACAAAATCTTGCAGATGAGTGCTGGTGGGGAAGTGAAAATTTTTCGAGAACCTAGCAATAATTCCAATGGTTTGACTAGGGATTTACAAGGAAGATTAATTATTTGTGAGTCTCAGACACGGCGTCTCACCCGCCTAGAAAAAGATGGCACAATTACAGTCTTAGCTGATCAATTTCAAGGGGAAAAATTAAATGCTCCCAATGATGTAGTCGTCAAAAGCGATGGTAGTATCTATTTTACCGATCCATTGGATATAGCGATCGCCAAGCAACAAGACCAGCCACAGCAAAGAGTCTATCGCTTCTCACCTGATAGTCAACAATTAACAGTTGTTGCTGATGATTTTCAATTACCCAACGGTTTAGCTTTTTCCCCAGATGAAAAGCAGCTTTATATAGATGATTCCATGAGGCGTCATATCCGCGTGTTTGACGTCCAAGCCGAGGGAACTCTCACCAACAGCCGGATTTTTCATGATATGAATATTCCCCAACCCGGATTACCTGATGGGATGAAAGTTGATATTCAGGGTAATGTTTATTGTACCGGCGCTGGGGGGATATGGGTTTTTGACGCCAATGGTAGCCATTTAGGCACAATCGTAACCCCAGAACCACCAGCCAATTGTGCTTGGGGCGATGATGATTACCAAAGCCTGTATATCACAGCTTGTACTTCAGTTTACAAAATTCGCGTCAACATTCCTGGGAAATAG
- the rsmD gene encoding 16S rRNA (guanine(966)-N(2))-methyltransferase RsmD: MSIRIYGNRQLKTLPGNDTRPTSARVREAVFNIWQGKIADCRWLDLCAGTGSMGAEALCRGASLVVGIEQSSRASAIIQQNWQMVAHPGQEYQILRGNVLQQLKNLSAKTFDRIYFDPPYASGLYQPVLEAIAQHHLLDAAGEIAVEHSSQDWTPPEITNWEICRQKVYGNTTLTFYSIVE; the protein is encoded by the coding sequence ATGTCTATCAGAATTTACGGAAATCGTCAGCTAAAAACATTACCAGGAAACGATACCAGACCCACCAGTGCAAGAGTACGGGAGGCAGTTTTTAATATTTGGCAAGGAAAAATCGCCGACTGTCGCTGGCTGGATTTGTGCGCCGGTACTGGTTCAATGGGTGCGGAAGCCTTGTGTAGAGGAGCTAGCTTAGTAGTAGGAATAGAACAGTCGAGCCGAGCTAGTGCCATTATTCAACAAAACTGGCAGATGGTAGCTCATCCAGGGCAAGAATATCAGATATTGCGGGGTAATGTCTTACAGCAGTTAAAAAACTTATCAGCCAAGACATTTGATCGAATTTACTTCGATCCACCCTATGCTAGTGGATTATATCAGCCAGTATTAGAAGCGATCGCCCAACATCATCTACTAGACGCCGCAGGAGAGATAGCCGTGGAACATAGTTCCCAAGATTGGACACCTCCAGAGATTACCAACTGGGAAATATGTCGCCAAAAGGTCTACGGTAACACAACCCTAACTTTCTATAGCATTGTGGAATGA
- the petG gene encoding cytochrome b6-f complex subunit V, with translation MVEPLLSGIVLGLIVVTLSGLFYAAYRQYKRPNQLGG, from the coding sequence GTGGTTGAACCCTTGTTGTCGGGTATTGTCCTGGGTCTAATTGTGGTTACTTTGAGCGGACTGTTTTACGCTGCTTATCGCCAATATAAGCGCCCGAATCAGTTGGGAGGTTAA
- a CDS encoding sigma-70 family RNA polymerase sigma factor yields MQPRQNITEIFSTFIQFDADYFSGWATDSKLRRSIKYCLEKSSQPESDRFWALYWHKVWQTESSSVAAAHICAYLQEVCYWVARKIALNFQKESSVADCFQIAISRTSKILKGFNPEYSSHLKSYAELTFESLIKDALRLRQETDICTDWGLLHKISRKRLTDALQNAGFNSLIIEGYVLAWECFQELHTAKTPKVRKLVEPDNLTWQAITNLYNTQRLSQSSSSISTATPATLKNWLSSSAQAVRAFLYPKLVSVDAPRNEQEDGSLLDILPADPETLLLTDIVAQEEAATLEAQIKQLQMVITQAITGLDAQSQKLLKAYYNEQLTQQQIAQQLEIKQYQVSRRLSSIKRQLLQSLAQWSSETLHISPTSNVLDAMNTSLEEWLKINYK; encoded by the coding sequence ATGCAACCCAGGCAAAATATTACTGAAATTTTCTCCACATTTATACAATTTGATGCAGATTATTTTAGTGGGTGGGCAACTGATTCAAAGCTGCGCCGCAGTATAAAATATTGTTTAGAAAAGTCTTCGCAGCCGGAATCAGATCGTTTTTGGGCGCTATATTGGCATAAGGTGTGGCAAACTGAATCTAGTTCTGTGGCTGCTGCTCATATTTGTGCCTATTTACAGGAAGTTTGTTACTGGGTGGCGAGAAAAATTGCGCTGAATTTTCAAAAAGAATCTTCTGTGGCTGACTGTTTTCAAATTGCTATTTCTCGGACATCGAAAATTTTAAAAGGATTTAATCCAGAATACAGTTCTCATTTGAAAAGTTATGCGGAACTGACTTTTGAAAGTTTAATTAAAGATGCGCTGCGTTTGCGTCAAGAAACGGATATCTGTACAGATTGGGGATTATTACACAAAATTAGTCGCAAAAGACTAACTGATGCTTTACAAAATGCAGGTTTTAATAGTTTAATTATTGAAGGTTATGTTTTAGCGTGGGAATGTTTTCAAGAACTGCATACGGCTAAAACCCCCAAGGTTCGGAAGCTGGTAGAACCAGATAATTTAACTTGGCAAGCAATTACTAATCTGTACAACACCCAGCGTTTGAGTCAATCTAGTTCATCCATTTCTACAGCTACTCCCGCAACATTAAAAAACTGGTTAAGTAGCAGCGCTCAAGCTGTGCGCGCTTTTCTTTATCCAAAACTAGTTTCTGTAGATGCTCCCAGAAATGAACAAGAAGATGGTAGTTTATTAGATATATTACCTGCAGACCCAGAAACATTATTACTCACTGATATTGTTGCTCAAGAAGAAGCCGCAACCCTGGAAGCACAGATAAAGCAGTTGCAAATGGTCATTACTCAAGCCATAACTGGACTTGATGCACAATCTCAAAAGCTGCTAAAAGCTTACTACAACGAGCAACTTACACAACAACAAATTGCTCAACAGTTAGAAATCAAGCAATATCAGGTGTCTCGGCGTCTAAGCAGCATCAAGCGTCAATTGCTACAATCTCTAGCACAATGGAGTAGTGAAACACTGCATATTTCTCCCACCTCTAACGTACTGGATGCCATGAATACTAGTTTAGAGGAATGGCTGAAAATCAACTATAAATAA
- a CDS encoding DUF1822 family protein, with the protein MFNSPASITIDFHQFYLEIPENAKSLEQSYSTNGAHQRAKINQLCLDAFLPWLKAEIHPHAKVYPHIATLPSFWEFVNGTAIIFQDIKLIIIPTLALDGDELRVSQEWVDIPDWVGDYYLGVQVNPDDGWIKVYGYTTHQKLKTMGVYDVSDRTYSLGSEDLIADLNVLWVTRQFNSQEVLRSQTLPLLPLLQTQAENLLARLGNPDVKFPRLSVPFATWGALLTQSGWRQRLYEQRQGISEQWRIPAWLQTGVSNFAQQLGWGHKEFIFAPTGMRSRESILGLSRQLIIAGDSYELRVFPRGAREDGFWRWELQNAAAGGMIPVGFKLRLLTQDLQAFENNEDTAISAVNILYLEVMLEPGEGLVWEIEPTPEDWEQEILWF; encoded by the coding sequence ATGTTTAATTCACCTGCGTCCATCACAATTGACTTTCATCAGTTTTATTTAGAAATTCCCGAAAATGCCAAAAGTCTAGAACAATCATACTCTACAAATGGCGCTCATCAGCGGGCGAAAATTAATCAACTGTGTCTGGATGCGTTTTTACCTTGGCTAAAAGCAGAAATTCATCCCCACGCTAAGGTATATCCTCATATTGCTACCTTGCCGAGTTTCTGGGAATTTGTAAATGGTACTGCGATTATTTTTCAGGATATTAAATTAATCATCATCCCCACTTTAGCGCTGGATGGAGATGAGTTAAGAGTCTCCCAAGAATGGGTGGATATTCCCGATTGGGTAGGTGATTATTATTTGGGGGTACAAGTAAACCCAGATGATGGTTGGATTAAAGTTTATGGTTACACCACACATCAAAAGTTGAAAACAATGGGAGTGTATGATGTTTCTGACCGCACTTACAGCTTGGGGTCTGAAGATTTAATTGCTGATTTAAATGTGCTGTGGGTAACTCGTCAATTTAATTCTCAGGAAGTCTTACGCTCCCAGACTCTACCTCTGTTACCGCTTCTACAAACCCAAGCTGAGAATTTATTAGCGCGTTTGGGTAATCCTGATGTTAAATTCCCGCGTCTGTCAGTACCCTTTGCTACATGGGGCGCGTTATTAACACAGAGTGGTTGGCGACAAAGATTGTATGAACAGCGCCAAGGGATATCAGAACAGTGGAGAATTCCCGCATGGTTGCAAACTGGAGTAAGCAATTTTGCTCAACAACTGGGGTGGGGACACAAGGAATTTATTTTCGCACCTACAGGAATGCGGAGTCGAGAATCAATTTTAGGATTGTCTCGCCAATTAATCATAGCAGGAGATAGCTATGAGTTACGGGTTTTTCCTCGTGGTGCTAGGGAAGATGGCTTTTGGCGGTGGGAATTACAAAATGCAGCGGCTGGTGGTATGATTCCTGTGGGCTTTAAGCTAAGGCTACTCACTCAAGATTTACAAGCTTTTGAGAATAATGAAGACACAGCTATCTCTGCTGTTAACATTTTATATTTAGAAGTGATGTTGGAACCAGGGGAAGGTTTGGTATGGGAAATCGAACCGACACCAGAAGACTGGGAACAAGAAATTCTTTGGTTTTAG
- a CDS encoding CHAT domain-containing protein produces the protein MIKLSWGDKWQFLILLGLMAFLLCIVVTPTTAKTPEINSLQLQISRPDARDWLQQGKILYDEGQFAEAIKVLQQAVDNYRYQGNKLKQAVALSNQALGYQKLGLWQQANQKVQESLQLLESEKINPVTLAQILDNQGSIQLELGQAEQALATWERAEALYKQANHESGIISDRINQAQALQVLGFYRRSLSILSDLRSTLQARPHSLTKVVELRSLGDTLQLVGDLAQSQQVLQQSLEIAKNLRSTAEMSATLSSLGNTARIKQDIPAALVYYQQAAQLAPTPITKITAEINQLNLLVSTKQDSLAAALLPQIQTHLLNLPPSQSTIYAQIHLAQTLMKMGNETQKNRYTAQLLATTFQQASDLEDKRAQAYALGTLGSLYEQTQQWSDAQTVTQKALILTQSINAPDIAYRWHWQLGRLLKQQGKIADAITAYDTAISELQSLRSDLVAVNRDIQYGFKESVEPVYRQSVELLLQTTTSAASQENLEKARQRMESLQLAELDDFFRQACINAKTVILDDVVDKDNPTSAIIYPIILPQQLQVIIKIPQQPLRRYVINQSQQKIEKILEQLRANILEPDKEEEVQLLAKTVHDWLIPKEIEKTLATSQVKTLVFVLDGDLRNIPMAALYDGEKYLVEKYAVALSLGLQLITPKSPTSAPINVLAAGLVQPPKEFPQFRTLPEIKSEFNFITQAGITTKKLLDAEFTSNNLEKNVNTTNFNVLHLATHGQFSSRPENTFILANDGPINVLQFDSLLRRQDETRPTALEMLVLSACETAAGDNRATLGLAGASVKAGARSTIASMWHINDKSTAILIGEFYRQLVKNQVTKAEALRLAQLKLLKDYPNYTRPGYWAPYILVGNWL, from the coding sequence ATGATTAAACTTTCATGGGGTGACAAATGGCAATTCCTAATTCTTTTAGGGCTGATGGCTTTTCTGTTGTGCATTGTCGTTACTCCCACGACTGCGAAAACTCCGGAAATTAATTCTCTACAATTACAAATTTCTCGCCCCGATGCCCGCGACTGGCTGCAACAAGGTAAAATTCTTTATGATGAAGGACAATTTGCCGAAGCAATTAAAGTTTTGCAACAAGCAGTTGACAATTATCGCTATCAAGGCAACAAATTAAAACAAGCAGTGGCGTTAAGCAACCAAGCTTTAGGGTATCAAAAGCTGGGACTTTGGCAACAAGCCAATCAAAAAGTGCAAGAGAGTTTACAACTGCTAGAAAGCGAGAAAATAAATCCTGTAACTTTAGCGCAGATATTAGATAATCAAGGCTCTATTCAACTAGAGTTAGGACAAGCTGAACAAGCACTCGCTACTTGGGAGCGTGCAGAAGCATTATATAAGCAAGCTAATCATGAAAGTGGAATTATTAGCGATCGCATTAACCAAGCGCAAGCACTACAAGTGTTGGGATTCTATCGGCGATCGCTCTCCATCTTATCTGATTTGCGCTCAACTTTGCAAGCCCGTCCTCATTCTCTGACAAAAGTAGTGGAATTGCGATCGCTTGGTGATACTCTGCAATTAGTAGGTGATTTAGCGCAATCTCAGCAAGTATTGCAACAAAGTCTAGAGATTGCTAAAAATTTGCGCTCCACAGCCGAGATGAGCGCAACATTATCTAGTTTAGGAAATACAGCCAGAATAAAACAAGACATCCCCGCAGCCTTAGTTTACTACCAACAAGCAGCACAACTTGCTCCCACACCCATCACCAAAATCACAGCAGAAATTAACCAGTTAAATTTACTTGTCAGCACAAAACAAGATTCCTTAGCAGCAGCACTATTACCCCAAATTCAAACTCACCTCCTCAACTTACCACCCAGTCAGTCAACAATTTACGCTCAAATTCATTTAGCGCAAACTTTGATGAAAATGGGGAATGAAACTCAAAAAAATCGATATACTGCCCAATTATTAGCCACCACCTTTCAACAAGCTAGCGATTTAGAAGATAAACGCGCCCAAGCTTATGCATTAGGTACCTTAGGTAGTTTATACGAACAAACACAACAATGGTCAGACGCTCAAACAGTGACGCAAAAAGCGCTGATTTTAACTCAAAGTATCAACGCCCCAGACATCGCGTATCGTTGGCATTGGCAATTAGGAAGATTGTTAAAACAACAAGGAAAAATTGCCGATGCCATCACAGCTTATGATACAGCAATTAGTGAATTGCAGTCACTGCGGAGCGATTTAGTTGCAGTTAACCGCGATATCCAATATGGATTTAAAGAAAGCGTCGAGCCAGTATATCGTCAATCTGTAGAATTGCTATTACAAACAACCACATCTGCAGCTAGTCAAGAAAATTTAGAAAAAGCTAGACAAAGAATGGAATCATTACAACTCGCAGAGTTAGACGATTTCTTTCGCCAAGCTTGTATTAACGCCAAAACCGTCATTTTAGATGACGTAGTAGACAAAGATAATCCCACATCTGCCATCATTTATCCCATAATTTTACCCCAGCAACTGCAAGTCATTATTAAAATTCCCCAACAACCACTACGCCGATATGTAATTAATCAATCTCAACAGAAAATAGAAAAAATATTAGAACAATTGCGCGCCAATATTCTAGAACCAGACAAAGAAGAAGAAGTACAACTACTCGCCAAAACAGTTCACGATTGGTTAATTCCCAAAGAAATTGAAAAAACCTTAGCCACAAGCCAAGTTAAAACCTTAGTATTTGTCTTAGATGGCGACCTCCGCAATATTCCGATGGCAGCATTATATGATGGAGAGAAATATCTCGTAGAAAAATACGCCGTAGCTTTAAGTTTAGGATTACAATTAATTACGCCCAAATCCCCAACTTCAGCCCCCATAAACGTTTTAGCAGCCGGTCTAGTCCAACCACCAAAAGAATTTCCACAGTTTCGCACCTTACCAGAAATTAAATCAGAGTTTAATTTCATCACCCAAGCAGGAATAACCACCAAAAAATTATTAGACGCAGAATTCACCAGTAATAACTTAGAAAAAAACGTTAATACCACAAACTTCAACGTTTTACATCTCGCAACCCACGGTCAATTTAGCTCCCGTCCAGAAAACACCTTTATATTAGCCAACGATGGCCCAATTAATGTTTTACAATTTGATAGCTTACTGCGTCGTCAAGACGAAACTCGCCCAACAGCCTTAGAAATGCTAGTTTTAAGTGCTTGTGAAACAGCCGCAGGCGATAATCGTGCAACCCTAGGCTTGGCGGGAGCATCAGTAAAAGCAGGAGCGCGGAGTACAATTGCCTCCATGTGGCATATTAATGATAAATCCACAGCAATTTTAATCGGAGAATTTTATCGCCAACTAGTAAAAAATCAAGTAACAAAAGCCGAAGCCCTCCGCCTAGCCCAATTAAAATTATTAAAAGATTATCCTAACTACACTCGTCCTGGATATTGGGCGCCTTATATATTAGTTGGTAATTGGCTTTAA
- the recN gene encoding DNA repair protein RecN yields the protein MLLCLRIENFALIDQLELEFGVGLNVLTGETGAGKSIILDAIDAALGGKVSSRVIRTGTSRSMVEATFTSSPALTVWLNEQEIDLIDENCVVISREITATASNIRSRSRVNGVLVNRQIMGGLRDRLVEITAQGQTVQVGQSSQVRDWLDLHGGDALMKQRHQIATVFVTYQQAHLALEKRRTSERERLQQLDLLTYQVQELGAVNLHDVNELEQLLQERERLNHVVDLQQMSYKIYQALYQSDDEAPTAGDLLADSEASLNDMVEYDDQLQPLLDLVKDAQTAVMEVARQINAYGEGLEADPQRLEEVEERIRELKQVCRKYGPTLQEAIAYYQRIQTELAELNNSEQSIENLEQQEQAYLTKLTQACQKLTQSRRQAAVSLESRLLSELKPLAMEKVQFKVDIVPTTPTAFGADKITFMFSPNPGEPLQPLTEIASGGEMSRFLLALKAGFSQADAAGTMVFDEIDVGVSGRVAQAIAEKLHQLSQQQQVLCVTHQPLVAAMADKHFRVDKQIINPHNGNTEQRTVVRVTQLENLTTRREELAQLAGGKSAIEAIAFAESLLLQAANHRRGAG from the coding sequence ATGTTGCTTTGTTTGCGAATTGAGAATTTTGCCCTCATCGACCAACTGGAATTGGAATTTGGCGTTGGTTTGAATGTCTTAACTGGAGAAACTGGGGCGGGTAAATCGATTATTTTGGATGCGATTGATGCGGCTTTGGGAGGAAAGGTATCTAGTCGGGTGATTCGCACGGGGACGAGTCGGTCGATGGTGGAGGCGACTTTCACCTCTAGTCCGGCGTTAACTGTTTGGTTGAATGAACAGGAAATCGATTTAATTGATGAAAATTGTGTGGTGATTAGCCGAGAAATTACGGCGACGGCGAGTAATATTCGCAGCAGATCGCGGGTGAATGGGGTATTGGTGAATCGTCAAATTATGGGAGGATTGCGCGATCGCCTTGTGGAAATTACAGCCCAAGGTCAAACTGTACAAGTAGGACAATCTTCTCAAGTGCGGGATTGGTTGGATTTACACGGTGGTGATGCTTTAATGAAACAGCGTCACCAAATCGCTACTGTATTTGTGACTTACCAACAAGCCCATCTAGCTTTGGAAAAACGCCGCACTTCTGAACGAGAGCGACTACAACAACTAGATTTGCTCACCTATCAAGTGCAAGAATTGGGCGCTGTTAATCTTCATGATGTTAATGAATTAGAACAACTGTTGCAAGAGCGAGAACGCCTCAACCATGTGGTGGATTTGCAGCAGATGAGTTACAAAATCTATCAGGCTTTGTATCAAAGTGATGATGAAGCGCCAACGGCTGGAGATTTACTGGCTGATAGTGAAGCATCATTAAATGATATGGTTGAGTATGATGACCAACTGCAACCATTACTGGATTTAGTGAAGGATGCCCAAACAGCGGTGATGGAAGTCGCTAGACAAATCAACGCTTATGGGGAAGGTTTAGAAGCTGACCCCCAGCGATTGGAAGAGGTAGAGGAACGCATCCGGGAATTAAAGCAAGTTTGCCGCAAATATGGCCCGACACTGCAAGAAGCGATCGCCTATTATCAACGCATCCAAACAGAATTAGCGGAACTAAATAATAGTGAACAATCTATTGAGAATTTAGAACAGCAAGAGCAAGCTTACTTAACAAAACTTACTCAAGCTTGTCAAAAATTAACCCAGTCGCGGCGTCAAGCAGCAGTGAGTTTAGAGTCACGGTTGCTGTCGGAACTCAAACCCCTAGCGATGGAAAAGGTGCAATTTAAGGTAGATATTGTCCCCACCACCCCAACCGCATTTGGTGCAGATAAGATTACCTTTATGTTTAGCCCCAACCCTGGGGAACCATTGCAACCTTTAACAGAAATTGCTTCTGGTGGGGAAATGAGCCGCTTTTTATTGGCGCTAAAGGCTGGTTTTTCCCAAGCGGATGCAGCGGGGACAATGGTATTTGATGAAATTGATGTGGGGGTTTCGGGAAGAGTCGCCCAAGCGATCGCTGAAAAATTACACCAGCTCAGTCAACAACAGCAAGTGTTGTGTGTGACTCACCAACCCTTAGTTGCGGCTATGGCAGATAAACATTTTCGAGTCGATAAACAAATCATTAATCCTCATAATGGTAATACAGAACAGCGGACTGTGGTGCGAGTTACTCAGTTAGAAAATTTAACCACTCGCAGGGAAGAACTAGCACAACTCGCTGGTGGTAAATCTGCAATAGAAGCGATCGCTTTTGCTGAATCGTTGTTATTGCAAGCTGCTAATCACCGTCGCGGGGCTGGTTAA
- a CDS encoding c-type cytochrome, with amino-acid sequence MDNQITKPETLIQRIALSALAIMLVITLGIFGVQMVRASDPYVKSVLSRKGDLVQGHAIFQINCAGCHGLAADGRVGPSLQTVSKRKSRYGLIHQVISGETPPMPKFQPSVQEMADLLSYLESL; translated from the coding sequence TTGGATAACCAGATTACCAAACCTGAAACTTTGATTCAGCGCATCGCCTTGTCGGCTCTGGCGATAATGCTAGTAATCACTTTGGGCATTTTTGGTGTTCAGATGGTTCGAGCCTCTGATCCATACGTCAAGAGTGTTTTATCCCGCAAAGGAGATTTAGTTCAAGGACACGCCATCTTTCAGATTAACTGTGCAGGTTGTCACGGTTTAGCCGCAGATGGGCGAGTAGGGCCCAGCTTACAAACTGTTTCCAAGCGCAAATCTCGCTATGGACTAATTCACCAAGTCATTAGCGGCGAAACACCACCAATGCCAAAATTTCAACCCAGCGTCCAAGAAATGGCAGACCTTTTGAGCTATTTGGAATCGTTGTAG